A window from Cytobacillus sp. IB215665 encodes these proteins:
- a CDS encoding ROK family glucokinase — protein sequence MDNKWYVGVDIGGTTVKLAFVDNEGNIIEKWEIATDISDNGEHIVNHIAQAIDNKLSQLQKSRKDLIGIGVGAPGPVNTATGVVYVAGNLGWENYSLKSHLEAITDLPVIVDNDANNAAAGEMWKGAGGGAEDLICVTLGTGVGGGIIANGELVHGINGAGGEIGHITSVLENGALCSCGKKGCIETIASATGIVRVAKEKLQQTTVPSKLRDLSEQQGQISAKLVFDTAKEGDQLALEIIDYMAFHLGFVLASLANGLNPEKIIIGGGVSHAGAILVDKVTEQFNQLLFPRVAQGVSISLATLGNDAGVIGAAWLVKKNV from the coding sequence ATGGATAATAAATGGTATGTTGGTGTAGATATTGGTGGAACAACAGTAAAGTTAGCCTTTGTTGATAATGAAGGGAACATTATTGAAAAATGGGAAATTGCTACAGATATTTCTGACAATGGAGAACATATAGTAAACCATATCGCGCAGGCTATAGATAATAAACTATCACAGCTACAAAAATCTCGAAAAGATTTAATTGGAATTGGTGTAGGTGCTCCTGGTCCAGTAAATACAGCAACAGGTGTTGTATACGTAGCTGGAAATTTAGGCTGGGAAAATTATTCTCTAAAAAGTCACTTGGAAGCGATAACAGACCTTCCTGTTATTGTCGATAATGATGCAAATAATGCTGCTGCAGGTGAAATGTGGAAGGGAGCTGGAGGAGGAGCAGAAGACTTAATTTGTGTTACGTTAGGAACTGGAGTTGGAGGAGGTATTATTGCTAATGGTGAACTCGTCCACGGTATAAATGGTGCGGGTGGAGAAATTGGTCATATTACTTCTGTACTAGAAAATGGTGCTTTATGTAGCTGTGGAAAAAAAGGATGTATTGAAACAATCGCTTCTGCAACTGGAATCGTTCGCGTAGCTAAAGAAAAACTTCAACAAACAACCGTTCCTAGTAAATTAAGAGACCTTTCTGAACAGCAAGGACAAATTTCAGCAAAACTAGTTTTTGATACGGCAAAAGAAGGAGATCAATTGGCTCTGGAAATAATTGATTATATGGCTTTTCATCTAGGATTTGTTTTAGCTAGTTTAGCAAATGGTTTAAACCCTGAAAAAATAATTATTGGTGGCGGTGTATCACACGCAGGCGCAATTTTAGTCGATAAAGTAACTGAACAATTTAATCAACTTCTTTTTCCAAGAGTAGCACAAGGTGTATCTATTTCTTTAGCTACTTTAGGAAATGATGCCGGGGTAATTGGAGCTGCTTGGTTAGTAAAAAAGAATGTATAA
- a CDS encoding LTA synthase family protein, which translates to MKKSSLSKMSIILIATVLLWIKTYIVYKTSFDIKIESWKQEFILFINPLSFLLIVFGIALFIKEKRRNRYILITSFIVSFILFANVMYYREFTDFITIPLLFQANNLADLGNSIFELLHVTDILMFVDVLILYFIMRKNNIRTSLTTFTNRERRAYFLMVAAVVFFNLGLAETERPQLLTRTFDREMLVKNIGSYNYHIYDLVLTSKTKAQRAFADSSEFVEIENYLNANYTEPDEDLFGVAKDRNVIMVSMESLQSFVINETINGEEITPFLNDLIEESYYFDNFYHQTGQGKTSDGEFLVENSLYPLGRGAVFFTNAENEFRATPEILKEEEDYYSAVFHANNKSFWNRDVIYPNLGYDRYFSLVDYDVNEENSIGWGLKDIEFFDQSVEKLKTLPQPFYTKFITLTNHFPFELDEEDKMVDEFTSNSRTLNRYFPTVRYMDESLKSFVEQLKQEGLYENSILVFYGDHYGISENHNKAMGEFLEKDITPLDVVQLQKVPFIVHIPGVTDKNPEVISKVSGQLDVKPTLLHLLGIDTKDDVHFGSDIFSEDKLDFIVLRDGSFITEDYVYTKSTCYDKETGEETDGSKCEPYEEKAKQELEYSDNIVYGDLLRFYEGTSYNENLTEEK; encoded by the coding sequence ATGAAAAAATCATCATTGTCAAAAATGTCTATAATTCTTATAGCAACAGTTTTATTATGGATTAAGACATATATTGTCTATAAAACTAGTTTTGATATTAAAATTGAATCTTGGAAGCAAGAATTTATTCTTTTTATAAACCCATTAAGCTTTTTACTCATTGTGTTTGGTATAGCACTGTTTATTAAAGAAAAACGCCGTAATCGATATATTCTTATTACGAGTTTTATTGTTTCTTTTATTCTATTTGCTAATGTAATGTATTATCGAGAGTTTACAGATTTTATTACGATACCTTTACTCTTTCAAGCTAATAATCTAGCAGATTTAGGTAATAGTATATTCGAGTTATTACATGTGACTGACATTTTAATGTTTGTAGATGTGCTCATCTTATATTTCATTATGCGTAAAAACAATATACGTACATCACTAACAACTTTTACAAACAGAGAACGTAGAGCATATTTTTTAATGGTCGCAGCAGTTGTATTTTTTAACTTAGGTCTTGCAGAAACAGAACGTCCTCAGTTGTTAACTCGTACATTTGATCGTGAAATGCTCGTGAAAAATATTGGGTCATACAATTATCACATATACGATCTTGTGTTAACGTCAAAAACAAAAGCACAAAGAGCATTTGCAGACAGCAGCGAATTTGTTGAAATTGAGAACTATTTAAATGCAAATTACACAGAGCCGGATGAAGACCTTTTTGGCGTAGCAAAGGATCGCAATGTCATTATGGTTTCAATGGAATCTCTGCAAAGCTTTGTGATTAACGAAACAATTAATGGCGAAGAAATTACACCATTTTTAAATGATTTAATTGAAGAAAGCTATTACTTTGATAATTTTTACCATCAGACAGGTCAAGGGAAAACCTCTGATGGAGAATTTTTAGTTGAAAACTCGTTATATCCTTTAGGTAGAGGAGCTGTTTTCTTCACTAATGCTGAAAACGAGTTCCGTGCAACACCAGAGATTTTAAAAGAAGAAGAAGATTATTATTCCGCAGTATTTCATGCAAATAATAAAAGCTTTTGGAATCGTGATGTTATTTATCCTAACCTTGGATATGACCGTTACTTTTCATTAGTTGATTACGATGTGAACGAAGAAAATTCAATTGGTTGGGGATTGAAAGATATTGAGTTTTTTGATCAATCTGTTGAGAAGCTTAAAACATTACCTCAACCGTTTTATACAAAATTTATTACGTTAACAAATCATTTTCCATTTGAGCTAGATGAAGAAGATAAAATGGTAGATGAATTTACGTCAAACAGTCGTACACTTAATCGTTATTTCCCAACGGTAAGATATATGGATGAATCATTAAAAAGCTTTGTAGAACAATTAAAGCAAGAAGGTTTATATGAAAATTCTATTCTCGTGTTTTATGGTGATCATTATGGTATTTCAGAAAATCATAATAAAGCAATGGGTGAGTTTTTAGAGAAGGACATCACACCGTTAGATGTCGTACAATTACAAAAGGTTCCATTCATTGTTCATATACCAGGTGTGACTGACAAGAATCCAGAAGTGATTTCTAAAGTATCAGGTCAGCTTGATGTGAAGCCAACACTTCTACATTTATTAGGTATTGATACGAAGGATGATGTTCACTTCGGATCTGATATTTTCTCAGAAGATAAACTAGATTTTATTGTGCTTAGAGATGGAAGCTTTATCACTGAAGATTATGTATATACAAAATCTACATGCTATGATAAAGAGACAGGCGAAGAGACGGACGGTTCTAAGTGTGAGCCTTATGAAGAAAAAGCGAAGCAAGAGCTAGAGTACTCTGATAACATTGTCTACGGGGATTTATTAAGGTTTTATGAAGGAACATCTTATAATGAGAATTTAACAGAAGAGAAATAG